Proteins encoded within one genomic window of Bradyrhizobium sp. CB1717:
- a CDS encoding glycerophosphodiester phosphodiesterase gives MPSRATTILTVLAVLAAGQGIAGQGMAFDLEAHRGGRALLPENTLPAFANALSMGVDTLELDVGVTADGEVVISHERGLNPEITRDASGVYVAAPGTPFVKLRLDDVRTYDVGQIRPDSSYAKQFPEQRAVPGTRIPTLKQLFALVRKSGNTNVRFNIETKIDPNHPDESLDPQGFVTTLLRLIEAEKFSDRVMIQSFDWRTLQLVQQQVPTIPTVYLTLQRGSGQTVALDKATSWTAGFSPADHGGSLPRTIKAAGGAIWSPYFGDVTAALVTEAHALGLRVVVWTVNKREDMARMIETGVDGIISDNPDLLRQVAGEKGIALPAGTPVQP, from the coding sequence ATGCCGTCACGTGCCACGACCATCCTGACCGTGCTCGCGGTTCTCGCTGCAGGACAAGGCATTGCAGGACAAGGCATGGCCTTTGATCTCGAGGCGCACCGCGGCGGGCGGGCTCTGCTGCCGGAGAACACCCTGCCCGCCTTCGCCAACGCGCTGTCGATGGGCGTCGACACGCTGGAGCTCGACGTCGGCGTGACCGCCGACGGCGAGGTCGTCATCTCGCATGAACGCGGACTCAACCCTGAGATCACACGGGATGCGAGCGGCGTCTATGTGGCCGCGCCCGGCACGCCCTTTGTCAAGCTACGGCTCGACGACGTCAGGACGTACGACGTCGGCCAGATCCGGCCAGACAGTTCTTACGCGAAGCAATTCCCCGAGCAGCGCGCCGTGCCGGGTACTCGCATCCCCACGCTGAAGCAATTGTTCGCGCTGGTGCGAAAGTCGGGCAACACCAATGTGCGTTTCAATATCGAGACCAAGATCGATCCGAACCATCCGGACGAATCCCTCGATCCGCAAGGTTTCGTCACCACGCTGCTTCGGCTGATTGAGGCCGAAAAATTCTCCGACCGCGTCATGATCCAGTCGTTCGACTGGCGGACCCTGCAGCTCGTCCAGCAGCAGGTGCCGACGATTCCAACGGTGTACCTGACGCTGCAGCGCGGCTCCGGCCAGACGGTAGCGCTCGACAAGGCCACCAGCTGGACCGCGGGCTTTAGTCCGGCCGATCATGGCGGCTCGTTGCCGCGAACCATCAAGGCTGCGGGCGGCGCGATCTGGTCGCCCTATTTCGGCGACGTGACCGCGGCGCTGGTCACTGAAGCCCATGCGCTCGGATTGCGCGTCGTGGTCTGGACGGTCAACAAGCGTGAAGACATGGCGCGGATGATCGAGACCGGCGTCGACGGAATCATCTCGGACAATCCG
- a CDS encoding L,D-transpeptidase, whose protein sequence is MRSFFIAFTSLMLLSAGTARAKVEITVDKDNQQMTVAVDGVARYRWPVSTGIPSRETPSGAFRAFRMEEDHYSKEFDDAPMPHAIFFTKVGHAIHGTDSVGRLSSPASHGCVRLSRQNATTLYALVQQQGVLNTTVTLTGSAQVALARNPRGRTNTALARAPQQPAEEQYATTGDPVNLTPPQQPARRYMPQDDNYIYPADGSDTGARYPAPRPITRPYGTQAYQQLPQPTYDQGYGQQGYYYQQQQPRQYYQPRNYYYQN, encoded by the coding sequence ATGCGTTCGTTTTTTATCGCTTTCACCTCCCTGATGCTTTTGAGCGCGGGCACCGCGCGGGCCAAGGTCGAGATCACCGTCGACAAGGACAATCAGCAGATGACCGTCGCGGTCGACGGCGTCGCGCGCTATCGCTGGCCGGTGTCGACAGGCATCCCCTCGCGCGAGACGCCGAGCGGCGCCTTCCGCGCCTTCCGCATGGAAGAGGATCACTACTCCAAGGAATTCGACGACGCGCCGATGCCGCACGCGATCTTCTTCACCAAGGTCGGGCACGCCATTCACGGCACGGACTCGGTCGGCCGCCTCAGCTCGCCCGCTTCGCATGGCTGCGTGCGGCTGTCGCGGCAGAACGCGACGACCCTCTATGCGCTGGTGCAGCAGCAGGGCGTGCTCAACACCACGGTGACGCTGACCGGCTCGGCGCAGGTGGCGCTCGCCCGCAATCCGCGCGGCCGTACCAACACCGCGTTGGCCCGCGCTCCGCAGCAGCCTGCTGAAGAGCAGTACGCGACCACGGGTGATCCCGTGAACCTGACGCCGCCGCAGCAACCCGCGCGCCGCTACATGCCGCAGGACGACAACTACATCTATCCGGCCGATGGCAGCGACACCGGCGCGCGTTATCCGGCGCCGCGCCCGATCACGCGCCCCTATGGCACGCAGGCCTATCAGCAACTGCCGCAGCCGACCTACGACCAGGGCTATGGCCAGCAGGGCTACTATTATCAGCAGCAGCAGCCTCGCCAGTATTATCAGCCGCGCAATTACTACTACCAGAACTGA
- a CDS encoding ABC transporter permease, with product MNHRAIRAIYLFEMARTWRTLLQSIVSPVVSTSLYFVVFGAAIGSRISQVEGVSYGTFIVPGLIMLSVLTQSIANASFGIYFPKFTGTIYEILSAPISYFEIVLGYVGAAATKSIILGLIILATAGLFVPLHIHHPIWMLAFLVLTAVTFSLFGFIIGIWADGFEKLQMIPMLVVTPLTFLGGSFYSIDMLPAGWRTVALLNPVVYLISGFRWSFYEIADVSVSVSIGMTLAFLVICLAVIWWIFRTGYRLKN from the coding sequence ATGAATCACCGCGCCATCCGCGCCATCTACCTGTTCGAAATGGCACGCACCTGGCGTACGCTGCTGCAAAGCATCGTCTCGCCGGTGGTTTCGACCTCGCTCTATTTCGTGGTGTTCGGTGCCGCGATCGGCTCGCGCATCAGCCAGGTCGAGGGCGTCAGCTACGGCACCTTCATCGTGCCGGGCCTGATCATGCTCTCGGTGCTGACGCAGAGCATCGCCAACGCGTCCTTCGGCATCTACTTCCCGAAATTCACCGGCACGATCTACGAAATCCTGTCGGCGCCGATTTCCTATTTCGAGATCGTGCTCGGCTATGTCGGCGCCGCCGCGACCAAGTCGATCATTTTGGGCCTTATCATCCTGGCGACGGCCGGCCTGTTCGTGCCGCTGCATATCCACCATCCCATCTGGATGCTGGCCTTCCTGGTGCTCACCGCTGTGACGTTCAGCCTGTTCGGCTTCATCATCGGCATCTGGGCCGACGGCTTCGAGAAGCTGCAGATGATCCCGATGCTGGTGGTGACGCCGCTGACCTTCCTCGGCGGCAGCTTCTACTCCATCGACATGCTGCCGGCGGGCTGGCGCACGGTCGCGCTGCTCAACCCGGTCGTCTATCTGATCTCGGGCTTCCGCTGGAGCTTCTACGAGATCGCCGACGTCAGCGTATCCGTCAGCATCGGCATGACGCTGGCGTTCCTGGTGATCTGCCTCGCGGTGATCTGGTGGATTTTCCGCACCGGATATCGGCTGAAGAATTGA
- a CDS encoding ABC transporter ATP-binding protein, with protein MSSIISVANLSKTYGSGFKALKNVNLDIKRGEIFALLGPNGAGKTTLISIICGIANPSEGKVLVGGENIQTSYRKARSLIGLVPQELHTDAFESVWATVSFSRGLFGKPKNPDHIEKVLKDLSLWDKKDNKIITLSGGMKRRVMIAKALSHEPQVLFLDEPTAGVDVELRKGMWEVVRTLQQSGVTIILTTHYIEEAEEMADRIGVINKGEIVLVEDKATLMQKLGKKRLTVHLQGKVTSLPESLAHYELDLCDNGATLVYDYDTKGERTGITSLLSDLRTAGIRFNDLDTTQSSLEDIFVDLVRTS; from the coding sequence ATGTCCTCCATCATCTCCGTCGCCAATCTGTCGAAGACCTATGGGTCCGGCTTCAAGGCGCTCAAGAACGTCAATCTCGATATCAAGCGCGGGGAGATCTTTGCGCTGCTCGGGCCGAACGGCGCGGGAAAGACCACGCTGATCTCGATCATCTGCGGCATCGCCAACCCGAGCGAAGGCAAGGTCCTCGTCGGCGGCGAGAACATCCAGACCTCCTACCGCAAGGCGCGCTCGCTGATCGGCCTCGTGCCGCAGGAATTGCACACCGACGCCTTCGAGAGCGTGTGGGCGACGGTGAGCTTCTCCCGCGGCCTGTTCGGCAAGCCGAAGAATCCTGATCACATCGAGAAGGTGCTGAAGGACCTCTCGCTCTGGGACAAGAAGGACAACAAGATCATCACGCTCTCCGGCGGCATGAAGCGCCGCGTGATGATCGCGAAAGCGCTGTCGCACGAGCCGCAGGTCCTGTTCCTGGACGAGCCCACCGCCGGCGTCGACGTCGAGCTGCGCAAGGGCATGTGGGAAGTCGTGCGCACGCTGCAGCAGTCCGGCGTCACCATCATCCTCACCACGCACTACATCGAGGAAGCCGAGGAGATGGCCGACCGCATCGGCGTCATCAATAAGGGCGAGATCGTGCTGGTCGAAGACAAGGCGACCTTGATGCAGAAGCTCGGCAAGAAGCGGCTGACGGTGCACTTGCAGGGCAAGGTCACCTCGCTGCCGGAAAGCCTCGCGCACTACGAGCTCGACCTCTGCGACAACGGCGCGACGCTGGTCTACGACTACGACACCAAGGGCGAGCGCACCGGCATCACCAGCCTGCTCAGCGACCTCCGCACCGCCGGCATCCGCTTCAACGATCTCGACACGACGCAGTCGTCGCTCGAGGACATCTTCGTCGACCTCGTGAGGACGTCATGA
- a CDS encoding cytochrome P450, whose translation MSGIAPSPVDPFAPDFLMDPYPAYQALRALGPVFELERYGVWAMAGYAEVETALKDWKTFISGEGVGLHGMNPALPKPLTLQIDPPDHDKGRRVLGRTLSPGVARKLRETFAQEAEKKVTELIDKGTFDAVTDLAEAYPMKVFPDAIGIRPDGREKLLAWSTFVFNSFGPENEILAASRKEGLAAQSWIMECCARDALRPDSLGMMIYQAADEGEITEHEATHLVRPFLTAGIDTTVNGIGNTLLALATHPDEYHKLHHKPELARNAFEEGLRYDSPVQTFFRTASRDVEIAGGVIPAHRKVLLFMASANRDPARWDGPDRFDVERVATGHVGFGAGIHACVGQMIARLEGELIFGELARRVKTIELTTEPKRRLNNSLRGLESMPVRVTAA comes from the coding sequence ATGAGCGGCATTGCCCCCAGTCCGGTCGACCCGTTTGCGCCCGACTTCCTGATGGACCCCTATCCTGCCTATCAGGCGCTGCGCGCGCTTGGGCCGGTGTTCGAATTGGAGCGTTACGGCGTATGGGCCATGGCCGGCTATGCCGAGGTCGAGACGGCGCTGAAGGACTGGAAGACCTTCATCAGCGGTGAAGGCGTCGGGCTCCACGGCATGAACCCGGCGCTGCCGAAGCCGCTGACGCTCCAGATCGATCCGCCCGACCATGACAAGGGCCGCCGGGTGCTCGGCCGTACGCTGTCTCCCGGCGTCGCAAGGAAGCTGCGCGAGACCTTTGCGCAGGAGGCCGAGAAGAAGGTCACGGAGCTGATCGACAAAGGCACGTTCGATGCCGTGACCGATCTTGCGGAAGCCTATCCGATGAAGGTGTTCCCGGATGCGATCGGCATCCGGCCCGACGGCCGCGAGAAGCTCCTGGCCTGGAGCACGTTCGTGTTCAACAGCTTCGGCCCGGAGAACGAGATACTCGCGGCTTCACGGAAGGAAGGTCTCGCGGCGCAGAGCTGGATCATGGAATGCTGTGCGCGAGATGCGCTGCGGCCCGACAGTCTCGGCATGATGATCTACCAGGCGGCCGACGAGGGCGAGATCACCGAGCACGAGGCGACGCATCTGGTGCGGCCGTTCCTCACTGCAGGCATCGACACCACCGTCAACGGCATCGGCAACACCCTGCTCGCGCTCGCCACGCATCCGGACGAATACCACAAGCTCCACCACAAGCCGGAGCTGGCGCGCAACGCGTTCGAGGAGGGCCTGCGCTACGATTCACCGGTGCAGACGTTCTTTCGCACCGCCTCGCGCGACGTTGAGATCGCAGGCGGCGTGATCCCCGCCCACCGCAAGGTGCTGCTGTTCATGGCCTCCGCCAACCGCGATCCCGCGCGGTGGGATGGGCCCGATCGCTTCGATGTCGAGCGGGTTGCGACCGGGCATGTCGGCTTCGGCGCCGGCATCCACGCCTGCGTCGGCCAGATGATCGCGCGTCTGGAAGGCGAATTGATCTTCGGCGAGCTTGCAAGGCGCGTGAAGACGATCGAGCTCACGACTGAACCGAAACGCAGGCTCAACAATTCGCTGCGCGGGCTCGAGAGCATGCCGGTGCGTGTGACGGCCGCCTAG
- a CDS encoding ABC transporter substrate-binding protein has translation MNSKFLHKLCMLAAMLTTAPAFAQDMVKIGILNDQSGPFASYQGIGSVVAAKMAVEDYGGKAAGKPVEVVAADHQNKTDIGIGIARRWYENESVDAIFDIPNSSIALAVAGMSAEKNKVFVGSGAGTVLLTGEKCTPNTVHWTYDTYAYGRGLGKAIVQQGGKKWFFITADYAFGHDLEKQAAEAVKASGGEVLGSVRHPLGTADYASFLLQAQASGANVVGFANAGDDTITSMKQAAEFGLTRDHKLVGLILGMNGLPALGLKFAQGAQIMNPFYWDLNDGTRAFAKRFTERIPSKAYPNDMQAGVYASVIHYLKAVDKVGSARDGKAVVAAMKEMPTDDPLFGKGYIRKDGRKIHPLYLLQVKSPEESTSAWDLLKVVATIKGEDAFRAESEGQCPLSKQ, from the coding sequence ATGAACAGCAAATTCCTGCATAAATTGTGCATGTTGGCAGCAATGCTGACCACGGCACCGGCGTTCGCGCAGGACATGGTGAAGATCGGCATCCTCAACGACCAGTCAGGGCCGTTCGCGAGCTATCAGGGCATCGGCTCGGTCGTCGCCGCCAAGATGGCGGTCGAGGATTACGGCGGGAAGGCCGCCGGCAAGCCGGTCGAGGTCGTCGCGGCCGATCATCAGAACAAGACCGACATCGGGATCGGCATCGCCCGGCGCTGGTACGAGAACGAGAGCGTCGATGCGATCTTCGACATCCCGAACTCGTCGATCGCGCTCGCGGTGGCCGGCATGAGCGCCGAGAAGAACAAGGTGTTCGTCGGATCGGGCGCCGGCACGGTGCTACTGACCGGCGAGAAGTGCACGCCGAACACCGTGCACTGGACCTACGACACCTATGCCTATGGCCGCGGCCTCGGCAAGGCGATCGTGCAGCAGGGCGGCAAGAAGTGGTTCTTCATCACCGCCGACTACGCTTTCGGTCATGATCTGGAGAAACAGGCCGCGGAGGCCGTGAAAGCATCCGGCGGCGAGGTGCTCGGCAGCGTGCGGCATCCGCTGGGAACGGCCGACTACGCCTCCTTCCTGCTCCAGGCCCAGGCATCGGGCGCGAACGTCGTCGGCTTCGCCAATGCCGGTGACGACACCATCACCTCGATGAAGCAGGCCGCCGAGTTCGGGCTGACCAGGGACCACAAGCTGGTCGGACTGATCCTGGGCATGAACGGCCTTCCCGCACTCGGCCTGAAGTTTGCGCAAGGCGCGCAGATCATGAACCCGTTCTACTGGGACCTCAACGACGGCACGCGGGCGTTCGCAAAGCGCTTCACCGAGCGCATTCCGTCGAAGGCCTATCCGAACGACATGCAGGCCGGCGTCTATGCCTCGGTCATCCACTACCTCAAGGCGGTCGACAAGGTCGGCAGCGCCAGGGACGGCAAGGCCGTCGTCGCCGCGATGAAGGAGATGCCGACCGACGATCCGTTGTTCGGCAAGGGCTATATCCGCAAGGACGGACGCAAGATCCACCCGCTCTACCTGCTCCAGGTCAAGTCGCCGGAGGAATCGACGTCGGCCTGGGATCTGCTGAAGGTCGTCGCCACCATCAAGGGCGAGGACGCATTCCGCGCCGAGAGCGAAGGCCAGTGCCCACTTAGCAAGCAATAG
- a CDS encoding MarR family transcriptional regulator, which translates to MSSKSPKSGAKSAEQQEKTLDLSALRRTPGFMLRLAQLKFFEGFYEEFAALGLTPATYAIFAVIRDNPGVPPSNLASLLRLRLPNLIKILNELESSGFIKRNRSKADRRAVELMLTPKGAKLIAEGARLTEPYNRKMLAPLSEAEQRTLLDLLNRMLPL; encoded by the coding sequence ATGAGCTCGAAGTCCCCGAAATCCGGAGCCAAATCTGCTGAGCAACAGGAGAAAACGCTGGATCTGAGTGCGCTTCGGCGGACGCCCGGTTTCATGCTGCGCCTCGCGCAGCTGAAGTTCTTCGAGGGCTTCTATGAGGAATTCGCCGCACTGGGCCTGACGCCGGCAACCTATGCGATCTTCGCCGTCATCCGCGACAATCCCGGCGTGCCGCCGAGCAACCTCGCCAGCCTGCTTCGGCTGCGGCTGCCGAACCTGATCAAGATCTTGAACGAGCTCGAATCCTCCGGCTTCATCAAGCGCAACCGCTCCAAGGCGGACCGTCGGGCGGTCGAGCTCATGCTGACGCCAAAGGGGGCAAAGCTCATTGCCGAGGGGGCAAGGCTGACGGAACCCTATAACCGCAAGATGCTGGCTCCGCTGAGCGAGGCAGAGCAGCGCACACTGCTCGATCTCTTGAACCGCATGCTGCCGCTTTAG
- a CDS encoding alpha/beta hydrolase: protein MPPTTYRTADVDGFKVFYREAGSRGAPKLLLLHGFPSAGHMFRDLIPLLADKFHIVAPDLPGFGQSDMPPRETFRYTFDNVAQVIERFTEVIGFERFAVYVFDYGAPTGFRLALRHPERITAIISQNGNAYEDGLSDGWTPIKAYWQEPSPANREALRAFLTPEATRWQYTHGVPDPATVSPDGQNLDNFYLARPGSDDVQLDLFGDYKSNVALYPSFQDYFRKHKPPFLAVWGKNDPFFIPPGAEAFKRDNPNAIVQFVDTGHFALETHAQEIAESIRAFLK, encoded by the coding sequence ATGCCCCCGACCACCTATCGCACCGCCGACGTCGATGGCTTCAAGGTGTTCTATCGCGAGGCCGGCTCTCGAGGTGCGCCGAAGCTGCTGCTGCTGCACGGCTTCCCGAGCGCCGGCCACATGTTCCGCGACCTGATCCCGTTGCTCGCCGACAAATTCCACATCGTCGCGCCAGATCTGCCCGGCTTCGGCCAGTCCGACATGCCGCCACGCGAAACCTTCCGCTACACCTTCGACAACGTCGCACAGGTGATCGAGCGCTTCACCGAAGTGATCGGCTTCGAGCGCTTCGCGGTCTATGTCTTCGACTACGGCGCGCCGACCGGCTTCCGGCTTGCATTGCGCCATCCCGAACGGATCACGGCGATCATCTCGCAGAACGGCAACGCCTATGAGGACGGCCTCAGCGACGGCTGGACGCCGATCAAGGCCTATTGGCAGGAGCCCTCGCCCGCCAACCGCGAGGCGCTGCGTGCCTTCCTCACGCCGGAGGCAACGCGCTGGCAGTACACCCATGGCGTTCCCGATCCGGCGACTGTGTCGCCGGACGGCCAGAACCTCGACAATTTCTATCTGGCGCGTCCGGGCTCGGACGACGTGCAGCTCGACCTGTTCGGCGACTACAAAAGCAACGTCGCGCTCTATCCCTCATTCCAGGACTATTTCCGCAAGCACAAGCCGCCCTTCCTGGCGGTCTGGGGCAAGAACGATCCCTTCTTCATTCCGCCCGGCGCCGAAGCGTTCAAGCGCGACAATCCCAATGCAATCGTGCAGTTCGTCGACACCGGCCATTTTGCGCTGGAGACGCATGCGCAGGAGATCGCGGAGAGCATTCGCGCGTTCCTGAAGTGA
- a CDS encoding ABATE domain-containing protein, giving the protein MDRPPAMFIADSLGLDFLNSVATPVDTPVDWLDDGDGLIDWLAQAKLVPAEELDALKARARPAELDKVADQARALREWFRGFVLEHAGRPLTAKALHELGPLNGILQRDEAFLQIGLRHGDEGLALQRMRRWEAAEALLLPIGEAMAKFVCEEDFSDVKACEGHNCTMLFADHTRRRARRWCIMAVCGNRAKQAAHRSRLKSRQ; this is encoded by the coding sequence ATGGATCGCCCGCCCGCCATGTTCATTGCCGACTCGCTCGGCCTCGATTTTCTCAATTCGGTGGCAACGCCAGTCGATACGCCCGTCGATTGGCTCGACGATGGCGATGGCCTGATCGACTGGCTGGCTCAAGCGAAACTCGTGCCGGCGGAGGAGCTCGACGCGCTGAAGGCGCGTGCGAGGCCGGCCGAGCTCGACAAGGTCGCCGATCAGGCCCGCGCGTTGCGCGAGTGGTTCAGGGGCTTTGTTCTGGAGCATGCGGGCCGGCCCCTGACCGCGAAGGCGTTGCACGAGCTTGGCCCGTTGAACGGCATCCTGCAGCGCGATGAGGCGTTCCTGCAAATCGGGCTTCGCCACGGCGATGAAGGACTTGCGCTGCAGAGGATGCGGCGCTGGGAAGCAGCCGAAGCTCTGCTGCTGCCCATCGGCGAAGCGATGGCGAAGTTCGTCTGCGAGGAAGATTTTTCCGACGTGAAGGCGTGCGAGGGCCACAATTGCACGATGCTGTTCGCCGATCATACCCGCAGGCGCGCAAGGCGGTGGTGCATCATGGCGGTCTGCGGCAATCGCGCCAAGCAGGCCGCG